Proteins encoded within one genomic window of Mesorhizobium sp. AR10:
- a CDS encoding Flp family type IVb pilin, whose protein sequence is MSNLIARFVKDESGATAIEYGLIAALIALAIMVGAGALGNALNNKFSAIASAVNESN, encoded by the coding sequence ATGTCTAATCTCATTGCACGTTTTGTGAAGGACGAATCCGGCGCGACCGCCATTGAATATGGTCTGATCGCCGCTCTCATCGCACTCGCCATCATGGTCGGCGCCGGCGCGCTCGGCAACGCCCTGAACAACAAGTTCTCGGCCATCGCCTCGGCGGTGAATGAATCTAACTAA